A portion of the Flavobacterium magnum genome contains these proteins:
- a CDS encoding helix-turn-helix domain-containing protein, with translation MLFEFSFYSSLLLVIFSQGIIFALLLLRKGIAADNPSNVWLSAFIFCCSLYFAPWMLGFAGWYDAQPYRDILFYIPFQQLFLVGPLIYCYTQSLLNPQFSVTKNVRLHFVLPAVYLVYCLLMWIYDDFIYEGYYFYASGSDKDFEPWYQYAGLASMGFYLIRSIRFYDTYNEIVVQVTSFADGILFRWIKTYLVAFLILMSLPVIFDLVALFYPQATSYAGSWWYFLAYSVVMYYLALTAYSNPVVQKMAFRVYSEGNQQRVALGTPDDAPPTLELRDQEETKKLPDLEHWKQRIERLIRDESLYRNPELTLLDVSTQLGKNPTFVSKAVNQGFGMSFNDLVNSFRIDAVCTGIANNEHQQQTLLGIALDSGFNSKATFNRAFKKHTGQTPTAFLALIPKKSD, from the coding sequence ATGCTTTTCGAGTTCAGTTTCTACAGTTCGCTGCTGCTGGTCATCTTCAGCCAGGGAATCATATTTGCACTGCTGCTGCTCCGCAAGGGCATCGCAGCAGACAACCCGTCAAATGTGTGGCTCTCCGCCTTCATTTTCTGCTGTTCGCTTTATTTTGCGCCCTGGATGCTCGGGTTTGCAGGCTGGTATGACGCGCAGCCGTACCGGGACATTTTGTTTTACATTCCGTTTCAGCAGCTTTTTCTGGTGGGACCGCTGATTTACTGCTACACCCAAAGCCTCCTCAATCCGCAGTTCAGCGTCACGAAAAACGTGCGGCTGCATTTCGTTTTGCCGGCGGTATACCTCGTATACTGTCTTTTGATGTGGATTTATGACGATTTCATTTATGAAGGGTATTATTTCTACGCCTCAGGCAGCGACAAGGATTTTGAACCTTGGTACCAATACGCCGGATTGGCCTCGATGGGTTTTTACCTTATCCGAAGCATCCGCTTTTACGATACATATAATGAAATTGTGGTGCAGGTCACCAGTTTTGCCGACGGGATCCTGTTTCGCTGGATAAAGACCTATTTGGTAGCCTTCCTGATCTTGATGTCCCTGCCCGTCATCTTCGACCTGGTCGCGTTGTTTTATCCCCAGGCGACATCATATGCCGGGTCATGGTGGTACTTCCTTGCCTATTCGGTGGTGATGTATTACCTGGCACTTACTGCGTATTCCAATCCGGTGGTTCAGAAAATGGCATTCCGGGTCTACTCGGAAGGCAATCAACAACGGGTCGCATTGGGCACACCCGATGATGCCCCGCCTACCCTTGAGCTCCGGGACCAGGAGGAAACAAAGAAACTGCCCGACCTGGAGCATTGGAAGCAACGTATAGAACGGCTCATCCGAGATGAGTCGCTTTACCGCAATCCGGAACTCACGCTGTTGGACGTGTCAACTCAACTCGGAAAAAATCCCACATTCGTTTCCAAGGCCGTGAACCAGGGTTTCGGCATGAGTTTCAACGACCTGGTCAACTCTTTCCGAATTGATGCGGTTTGCACAGGAATTGCAAACAACGAACACCAGCAACAGACGCTGCTCGGGATCGCATTGGACAGTGGTTTCAATTCAAAAGCTACGTTTAATCGTGCCTTTAAGAAACACACCGGGCAAACACCGACGGCTTTTCTGGCCCTGATTCCGAAAAAAAGCGATTGA
- a CDS encoding YDG domain-containing protein: protein MMKTILLNSYRLLLVALLLCGVKSAAQTTDDFTDGNFTASPIWSGDTGSFGVITTTPLPGGTATTDGSYLAGTLTSGTANVTLTTPSTEVSEWAFSLGSGSFSPASGNYFGVILMSNTAITGSMVGATWTGYFLRIGVDGTTDPIELWKKSGAGAPTKVGNFPSSANYNASALAAGLNIRVTRSAAGVFELFYSTGFTYGATPTTSAGTLSDNTITSSSFFGVYSMFTNPSAARRVYLDNVVIGVASTATITGAATATAFTTTYGTASAAQTFPVSGSGLTADITATAPTGFEVASDGVTYGNTATIAQSGGTASGTLSVRLKNNAAVSGSYNAQNIVLSTTGATNVNITTAASGNTVSPRGVTLSGVLVNDKVYNGNTTGSFNLTGASVSGVLFSDVVTINSAAATATFASANAGTGISVTTVGFALSGAQAGNYSLTAQPTGLTANITQAGQTITFGPLSDKQSTDPPFSLTATASSGLTVTYSSSDTNVATVSGNTVTIVGAGDTTITASQAGDTNYSAAANVPQNLHVIASVKLGQTITFGALSPVTYGDAPFALTATSDSGLTVTYLSSDPTVATVSGNTVTILKPGTTNITAQQAGDINYNAAVDVVQSLTVNTKTLTVTGATAQSKVYDGTTTATITGATLVGTVGADNVTVSGGGTFSDANVGTAKPVTPALTLGGTEASRYTLTQPTGLTADITALVVNHMVISQIYGGGGNTSATYQHDFVELFNPSSSPINLNNYAVQYLSATGTGAWSATANLGNVTVQPGKYFLVRLANGGANGTAISSFDFSNTAINMSATAGKVALTNSTTALSGGNPASATIVDLVGYGATASAFETAPAAALSGNVNSYKRNNSGCLDTNNNSTDFSNGTAASFRYSATAANYCNPTIVGAATATAFTTTYGTASTAQTFAVSGGGLTANITATAPTGFEVANDGVTYGPTATFTQTAGNASGTLSVRLAANAAVTGTYNSQNIVLSSTGATSVNITTAASGNTVNAAALTITGLTGSNKVYDRLTTASFTGTAAYSGLQNGESFSVSGTPVANFTTATVGNGKTINITGYTAPSTNYSLTQPNLTANITPVDVTIAGVTANNKVYDGNTTATLNTGSASVTNVISPDVVTVNSASASATFATANAGNGIAVTTIGFTLNGADAGNYNLVSQPSLTANITKAGQSITFGPLASRPDNDPPFALTATASSGLTVTYMSSDTNVATVAGNIVTIVGAGTTTITASQAGDSNYDAAADVPQLQLITTTTKSDQIITFNALSNVTYGDADFALTATADSGLTVTYLSSNPSVATVSGNLVTIVAPGTTTITAQQAGNSAYNAAPDVSQSLTVNTKTLTVTGATASNKEYDGLTFASISGATLVGIVGSDDVTVSGNGNFNNANAGNAKPVTTSLSLGGADSAKYTLTQPSGITADITAKTVTVSGLAANNKQYDGTTTATLSGTAGLSGVLPADVANVAFNGASGTSTFATAAVGNGIAVTATGYTLTGSAAGNYSLTQPTGLFADITVKTLTLTGFAFNTKTYDGNDTVSITGTPALSGVIGSEDVSLTGALTAVFPSVNVGSNYAINITGLSLAGTDSGNYILDTTGHTASINPAVLTYTADPATRVYNTANPAFTGNVTGFVNGETIATATTGTAVFTTIATIASPVASYSLNGSGLSATNYSFVQAAGNATAFTITQATQSITFGTLATKTTADAPFALTGTASSGLTVAYSSSNPAVATVSGNTVTITGAGTTTITASQAGNVNYSAATSVPQTLTVNAAPVSIIAWNVSTEPGGTNFFGNSPLAPTTSAAHVVNGSLIRGSGVATSNSPTAATGAARGWGGIGWASSAAAAVSANKFITFSTQAATDYTLSLTSVNPFSYRRSSTGASSAELQYSINGGAFTTITTYTLSNTASSGATLTTDLTGIAALQNVPATSVITFRIVPYGASSTTGTFYIFDVANSTASDLSVNGITTYSPTNQAPTATAVSVTGTPTIGQTLTGNYTYNDTEGDLEGTSTYRWFLSDDLSGSNENAIPGANSISYQLTSTDLNRYIRFGVTPKAATGTPTGVETYSSPRMLVSPAGDAVSTITADPAFTETQNVNYAAFTGTDVTGSSIEIGRFLVNDIVGTPGDALTTKLTSLTLSLSNSANFEKVALYDDANNEINEITAAASLQFTGLAIEAASGASKSFSVRATYKTTVTDNQQSQLAVTAAVAESTGSIFAVANAGGASTSITADANRIEVSATALAYGQNASNTFINVPMVPAVTVKAIDGNNNTDLDFTAQINVVSTGTMAPANANAVAGIATFASLTHTAYGSGFHLTASSTGLTSADSATFDVFNPIFYNLIVDTNPSLSNPYTNGQFVAANLSASGIGRGAGISGNAGADRYNATGWGVAFDATDYFEFTLSPQGGNEIDFTNLIFSMLRSGTGPTNLAVRSSLDTYTANISSLTLPTTAASFLVDLSGASFQNVAAPITFRIYAWGGTGTLGVTDFNFDGVITPSSAINLNVSAASLNKLDYIVGNGPSASKSFTVTGANLTPAAGDITVTSDSASFQLSTDNVTFGAGPLTLPYTGSTLAATTVYVRLASGLTEAAYNGTLTVAGGGSTDKTVTVQGAVRLPLALSYVNTFRTQTQHDEAVNLGFGFNGVTFTASPPSSGYEQMIGNNAYVETPIIDFNAYADVQLSFTAATFNGSSGQTLQAEISTDGGNTYAPLSGALASPVSTTYVTVSQTIDLSSYNTSNGRLRFRMAVGSNPSQGIRFRDFALRKYTTWDGNAWSNGVPDGDAFAIIDGDFTSATNGNNGLAAKTLTIDSGIVTISSGDSLTLTDDLTINGGNLVFENNANMLQLNSAAVNTGTISISRTANMRRQDYVYWSSPVADMILHDVSPNTLPNRFYVLDETNNNFANVDATITTMAAGHGYMVRAPANFPNTPQDYTATFSGTPNNGTITVPVTRNNQGYNMVGNPYPSTINATTFLQANPNLGTIYFWTHFNQAAASGANYATFNGTGAASGSGSAVPNGFIQVGQGFVVQTPAAPATPLVTFTNSMRVDNHSDQFFRTANDTANGRLWLNLNNADGEKLNQMLVGYVADATDAVDVNFDGKSIEAGKPGIYSLLDATAYTIQGKALPFANTDVVPLSLQAVTDGNYSISLDHTDGFFSADQDIFLRDIYTGTYHNIKNGAYTFAATAGNYTNRFEVVYQNAPLGVETPALDADSVIIYKQNGQLVINTGAVTMDNVKIFDIRGRLLFEKSGVNASAYTVNQFNAEQQVLLIQVTADDNRTVTKKVAY from the coding sequence ATGATGAAAACAATTCTACTTAACAGTTACCGTCTCTTACTGGTAGCCCTTCTTCTTTGCGGTGTTAAAAGCGCCGCGCAGACTACGGACGATTTTACAGATGGTAATTTTACTGCATCACCGATTTGGTCTGGGGACACCGGAAGTTTTGGTGTAATTACAACAACTCCCCTTCCCGGTGGAACTGCGACAACAGATGGTTCTTACCTGGCGGGCACTTTGACCTCAGGTACTGCAAATGTCACATTGACCACTCCGAGTACCGAAGTCAGCGAATGGGCATTTTCATTGGGTTCTGGCAGTTTTAGTCCGGCCAGCGGAAATTATTTTGGGGTTATACTTATGTCGAATACCGCGATTACCGGCTCAATGGTGGGCGCTACGTGGACTGGGTATTTCCTAAGGATTGGAGTTGACGGTACTACTGACCCAATTGAATTGTGGAAAAAGTCAGGAGCGGGAGCCCCTACCAAAGTAGGTAATTTCCCTTCAAGCGCAAATTACAACGCCAGCGCGCTAGCTGCTGGTTTAAATATCAGGGTTACCAGAAGTGCTGCAGGTGTGTTTGAATTGTTTTATTCTACGGGCTTTACTTACGGAGCTACGCCTACAACCAGCGCCGGAACTTTAAGTGACAATACAATTACTAGCTCATCATTTTTTGGTGTATACTCCATGTTTACGAATCCTTCTGCAGCCAGAAGGGTTTATCTTGACAATGTAGTTATAGGTGTTGCCAGTACAGCTACCATCACCGGTGCGGCAACCGCAACTGCTTTTACAACGACTTACGGTACCGCATCGGCTGCGCAGACATTCCCTGTCTCAGGAAGCGGCCTTACGGCAGATATTACTGCTACGGCACCAACGGGTTTCGAAGTAGCCAGCGACGGCGTCACTTATGGCAATACGGCTACTATCGCACAAAGCGGCGGTACGGCCAGCGGTACTTTAAGCGTCCGTCTCAAAAACAATGCCGCGGTTAGCGGAAGTTATAACGCTCAGAATATCGTCTTATCCACGACAGGAGCGACGAATGTCAACATCACCACCGCGGCCAGCGGAAATACAGTAAGCCCCAGAGGCGTAACCCTTAGCGGCGTTCTGGTAAACGATAAAGTTTATAATGGCAATACAACAGGATCTTTTAACCTGACCGGCGCCAGCGTTTCAGGCGTGTTATTTTCAGATGTAGTCACGATTAACAGTGCTGCCGCTACGGCTACCTTTGCTTCTGCCAATGCAGGAACGGGCATCAGCGTTACCACTGTTGGATTCGCACTAAGCGGTGCGCAAGCCGGAAATTACAGCTTAACTGCGCAGCCGACAGGGCTGACAGCTAATATTACGCAAGCCGGCCAGACAATTACTTTCGGACCCTTGTCGGACAAACAAAGTACCGATCCGCCGTTCAGCCTGACCGCTACAGCAAGTTCAGGCCTGACGGTAACTTACAGCAGTTCGGATACCAACGTGGCAACCGTTTCAGGAAATACTGTAACGATTGTGGGCGCGGGTGATACCACCATTACGGCGTCACAGGCAGGTGATACAAATTATTCCGCTGCTGCAAACGTGCCACAGAACTTACATGTAATCGCCTCCGTAAAACTGGGACAAACCATTACTTTCGGCGCATTAAGCCCGGTAACTTATGGTGACGCTCCATTCGCGCTGACCGCTACGTCGGATTCGGGGCTTACCGTAACCTACTTAAGCAGCGATCCTACCGTGGCTACTGTTTCCGGCAATACCGTAACCATCCTGAAACCCGGAACGACCAACATCACCGCGCAGCAAGCCGGTGACATCAACTATAATGCGGCCGTAGATGTGGTACAATCACTTACCGTCAATACAAAAACCTTAACCGTGACAGGTGCTACCGCCCAATCAAAAGTTTACGACGGCACTACAACGGCAACAATTACAGGCGCTACTCTCGTAGGTACTGTGGGTGCTGACAATGTTACGGTCAGCGGTGGCGGAACTTTCAGCGATGCGAATGTAGGGACAGCAAAACCTGTAACCCCTGCTTTGACGCTTGGAGGCACTGAAGCTTCAAGATATACCCTGACGCAGCCAACAGGACTTACTGCCGATATTACTGCATTAGTGGTAAACCATATGGTCATCAGCCAGATTTATGGCGGCGGCGGTAACACGAGTGCTACGTACCAGCATGATTTTGTGGAGTTGTTTAATCCAAGCAGTTCGCCAATTAACCTGAACAATTACGCCGTTCAATATTTATCAGCAACGGGTACGGGTGCATGGTCTGCCACAGCGAATCTCGGAAACGTTACCGTTCAACCGGGGAAGTATTTCCTGGTGAGGCTTGCGAACGGTGGCGCAAATGGTACTGCCATCTCTTCATTTGATTTCTCAAACACTGCAATCAACATGTCCGCTACGGCAGGGAAAGTTGCATTAACTAATAGCACTACTGCCCTATCTGGTGGTAATCCTGCAAGTGCCACGATCGTTGACCTTGTTGGTTATGGCGCAACGGCAAGCGCATTTGAGACTGCCCCAGCGGCTGCATTATCAGGCAATGTGAACTCATACAAGCGAAATAATTCCGGTTGTTTGGACACCAATAATAACAGTACTGACTTCAGTAACGGTACTGCGGCCAGTTTCCGTTACAGCGCTACCGCTGCCAACTACTGTAACCCGACGATTGTTGGTGCAGCAACGGCAACAGCATTTACAACCACATACGGTACCGCCTCTACTGCGCAAACATTTGCAGTATCGGGTGGTGGATTGACTGCCAACATTACTGCTACAGCACCAACAGGTTTTGAAGTAGCAAACGATGGCGTTACTTATGGCCCTACGGCCACTTTCACTCAAACCGCAGGAAATGCAAGCGGTACATTAAGCGTCCGCCTTGCTGCCAATGCAGCTGTGACAGGAACTTATAATTCGCAAAACATCGTATTGAGCAGTACAGGTGCTACTTCAGTAAACATCACTACTGCTGCCAGCGGCAACACGGTCAATGCCGCGGCTTTAACAATCACAGGCCTTACCGGTTCAAATAAAGTTTACGACAGGCTTACGACGGCAAGTTTCACGGGAACCGCTGCGTATTCAGGCCTTCAAAATGGGGAAAGTTTCTCTGTAAGCGGAACGCCGGTTGCCAACTTTACGACGGCTACTGTAGGAAACGGCAAAACAATCAACATTACCGGTTATACGGCGCCTTCAACAAACTACAGCCTGACACAGCCAAACCTTACGGCAAATATCACTCCGGTCGATGTGACCATCGCAGGTGTTACGGCGAACAACAAGGTTTATGATGGCAACACTACCGCTACATTAAATACAGGCAGTGCGTCTGTCACAAACGTAATTTCTCCGGACGTTGTTACAGTTAACAGTGCTTCCGCCTCTGCCACTTTTGCTACCGCTAACGCCGGAAACGGAATCGCAGTAACGACAATCGGGTTTACCTTAAATGGTGCAGATGCCGGAAATTACAACCTGGTTTCACAACCATCGTTGACTGCAAACATTACCAAAGCAGGTCAAAGCATTACATTTGGCCCATTGGCAAGCAGACCTGACAATGACCCACCGTTTGCATTGACAGCGACGGCGAGCTCAGGACTGACCGTTACTTATATGAGTTCAGATACCAACGTAGCTACTGTAGCGGGTAACATCGTTACTATCGTTGGTGCAGGTACCACTACAATTACCGCCTCACAGGCAGGAGATTCAAATTATGATGCCGCTGCAGATGTACCGCAATTACAATTGATTACAACGACAACGAAATCAGATCAGATCATTACTTTCAATGCCCTTTCAAATGTAACTTATGGTGATGCAGACTTTGCACTTACCGCTACTGCCGATTCGGGATTAACTGTTACTTACTTAAGCTCTAATCCGAGCGTGGCTACCGTGAGTGGAAACTTGGTGACTATTGTTGCACCGGGTACTACTACAATTACGGCGCAACAAGCCGGAAACAGTGCTTATAATGCTGCTCCCGATGTAAGTCAATCGCTGACAGTAAATACCAAAACACTTACTGTAACCGGAGCCACTGCTTCTAATAAGGAGTATGACGGACTGACGTTTGCTTCCATTTCAGGCGCTACTTTGGTCGGTATTGTCGGATCAGACGATGTGACCGTTAGCGGAAATGGTAATTTTAACAATGCCAATGCAGGAAATGCAAAGCCGGTGACCACTTCGTTGTCGCTTGGCGGCGCAGACAGTGCCAAATATACGCTTACACAGCCTTCTGGCATCACTGCTGATATCACGGCTAAAACAGTGACGGTTTCGGGACTGGCAGCCAACAACAAGCAATATGACGGCACAACCACTGCTACTTTATCGGGGACAGCCGGTTTATCCGGTGTACTTCCCGCAGATGTTGCCAATGTTGCTTTTAACGGTGCCTCAGGTACTTCCACTTTTGCAACCGCTGCTGTAGGAAACGGTATCGCCGTAACTGCAACAGGATATACCTTAACGGGAAGCGCAGCAGGAAATTACAGCCTGACACAGCCAACGGGTCTGTTTGCTGACATTACCGTTAAGACGCTGACGCTTACTGGATTTGCTTTCAACACCAAGACTTATGACGGAAATGATACTGTTTCTATTACGGGCACACCTGCTTTAAGTGGTGTTATCGGCAGCGAAGATGTATCACTGACAGGTGCTTTGACAGCCGTGTTCCCTTCAGTAAACGTAGGCAGCAACTACGCAATTAACATTACAGGATTATCACTTGCAGGTACTGATAGCGGTAACTACATTCTTGATACTACAGGCCATACGGCTTCAATCAACCCAGCAGTCCTGACATATACTGCAGATCCGGCAACAAGGGTTTACAACACTGCGAACCCTGCATTTACCGGAAATGTGACCGGATTCGTTAACGGCGAAACCATCGCTACAGCGACTACAGGAACAGCCGTATTCACTACTATTGCGACGATTGCGAGCCCGGTAGCGTCTTATTCCTTAAACGGATCAGGATTGTCTGCAACCAACTACAGCTTTGTACAGGCCGCAGGTAATGCTACAGCCTTTACAATTACACAGGCAACACAATCGATTACTTTTGGTACACTTGCAACGAAGACTACGGCTGATGCCCCATTTGCATTGACCGGAACAGCGTCTTCGGGACTGACTGTTGCTTACAGCAGCTCTAACCCTGCGGTGGCTACGGTTTCAGGAAATACGGTAACGATTACAGGTGCCGGTACAACGACCATCACTGCGTCACAGGCAGGTAATGTAAACTACAGTGCTGCTACGTCAGTGCCACAGACACTTACGGTAAATGCGGCTCCGGTTTCGATTATTGCCTGGAACGTAAGCACTGAGCCGGGAGGAACGAACTTCTTTGGAAACAGCCCATTGGCTCCAACCACAAGTGCAGCACATGTGGTTAACGGCTCTTTGATAAGAGGATCAGGTGTAGCCACCTCGAACAGTCCTACCGCAGCAACAGGAGCTGCAAGGGGCTGGGGTGGTATCGGATGGGCATCTAGCGCTGCTGCTGCGGTTTCCGCAAATAAATTCATCACATTCAGTACACAGGCAGCAACGGATTATACGCTTTCGCTGACTTCGGTAAATCCTTTCAGTTACAGAAGATCCTCAACAGGTGCTTCATCTGCTGAATTACAGTATTCAATTAATGGCGGCGCATTTACGACCATCACCACGTATACTTTATCAAACACAGCCTCGTCGGGCGCCACACTTACGACCGATCTTACAGGTATTGCCGCACTGCAGAATGTTCCTGCCACAAGTGTAATTACATTCAGGATTGTTCCTTACGGTGCAAGCAGTACCACAGGTACATTCTACATCTTTGACGTTGCAAACTCAACTGCGAGTGACCTTTCTGTTAATGGTATTACGACTTACTCTCCGACCAACCAGGCACCTACCGCTACAGCAGTTTCTGTAACAGGAACTCCTACAATCGGGCAGACTTTGACTGGTAATTACACTTATAATGACACCGAAGGCGACCTTGAAGGTACCAGCACCTACAGATGGTTCCTTTCAGATGATCTTTCGGGATCTAACGAAAATGCCATTCCGGGCGCCAATTCGATTTCGTACCAACTGACGTCGACTGACCTTAACAGGTACATCCGTTTTGGTGTAACCCCAAAAGCCGCGACCGGTACGCCGACAGGTGTTGAGACCTACAGCAGCCCAAGGATGCTGGTAAGCCCTGCGGGTGATGCAGTTTCAACCATCACGGCAGATCCTGCATTTACAGAAACACAAAACGTGAATTATGCCGCATTTACGGGAACTGATGTTACCGGAAGCAGCATTGAGATCGGGCGTTTCCTTGTCAACGACATTGTCGGCACACCGGGTGACGCGCTTACTACAAAGCTGACAAGCCTTACCCTGAGCCTGTCTAACAGCGCCAACTTCGAAAAAGTAGCGCTGTATGACGATGCGAATAATGAAATCAACGAAATTACCGCAGCTGCATCACTGCAGTTCACAGGACTTGCAATCGAAGCCGCTTCAGGTGCTTCCAAATCATTTTCTGTAAGGGCTACATACAAGACGACGGTTACTGACAACCAGCAATCACAATTGGCGGTTACGGCTGCTGTTGCGGAGAGCACAGGGTCTATTTTCGCCGTTGCCAACGCGGGTGGTGCTTCGACTTCAATCACTGCCGATGCAAACCGTATCGAGGTATCCGCTACGGCGCTGGCTTATGGCCAAAACGCTTCAAATACATTCATCAATGTTCCGATGGTCCCTGCGGTGACCGTGAAAGCGATCGATGGCAATAACAACACCGATCTTGATTTCACCGCTCAAATCAATGTGGTATCAACAGGTACCATGGCGCCGGCGAACGCAAATGCGGTGGCAGGGATTGCTACTTTCGCTTCGTTGACGCACACTGCTTACGGTTCAGGATTCCATTTAACAGCTTCCTCAACCGGTTTAACATCTGCTGACAGCGCGACATTTGACGTATTCAATCCGATTTTCTACAACCTGATCGTTGATACGAATCCAAGTTTATCAAACCCGTATACCAACGGACAGTTTGTTGCGGCGAACCTTAGCGCCTCAGGTATTGGCAGAGGAGCCGGAATTTCAGGCAATGCCGGTGCAGACCGTTATAACGCTACCGGATGGGGTGTCGCATTCGACGCTACGGATTATTTTGAATTTACATTGTCACCACAAGGCGGCAACGAAATTGATTTCACAAACCTGATTTTCAGCATGCTTCGTTCAGGCACAGGACCTACAAACCTTGCAGTAAGGTCCAGTCTTGACACTTACACCGCTAACATCAGCTCATTGACTTTGCCAACAACCGCGGCAAGCTTCTTAGTGGATCTGTCGGGGGCGTCTTTCCAAAACGTCGCCGCTCCGATTACGTTCCGTATTTATGCATGGGGCGGAACAGGTACACTGGGTGTCACAGATTTTAACTTCGACGGTGTCATTACCCCAAGTTCGGCGATTAACCTTAACGTTTCGGCTGCATCGCTTAATAAACTTGATTATATCGTGGGCAACGGTCCGTCGGCTTCAAAATCGTTTACGGTGACCGGTGCAAACTTAACCCCTGCTGCAGGCGACATCACGGTAACCAGCGATTCCGCCAGTTTCCAATTGTCAACGGATAATGTCACGTTTGGGGCAGGTCCTTTGACCTTGCCATACACCGGCAGTACATTGGCTGCTACAACAGTGTATGTACGACTGGCTTCCGGACTTACCGAAGCCGCTTACAACGGCACGCTGACGGTGGCCGGCGGTGGTTCAACCGACAAAACCGTTACGGTACAGGGCGCGGTAAGGCTGCCTTTGGCACTGTCTTACGTGAACACATTCCGCACGCAGACACAACATGACGAAGCCGTGAACTTAGGCTTCGGATTCAATGGTGTTACCTTCACTGCAAGCCCGCCGTCAAGCGGATATGAGCAGATGATCGGCAACAATGCTTATGTAGAAACCCCGATTATTGATTTTAATGCGTATGCCGATGTGCAGTTGTCGTTTACGGCTGCTACGTTCAATGGCAGCTCGGGACAAACCCTGCAGGCTGAAATCTCAACAGACGGTGGTAACACTTACGCGCCGCTTTCAGGTGCATTGGCCAGCCCGGTTTCAACAACTTACGTAACCGTGAGCCAGACCATTGACCTGTCTTCATACAACACCTCAAACGGTCGACTGAGATTCAGGATGGCGGTTGGTTCCAATCCGTCCCAAGGTATCCGTTTCAGGGATTTCGCCTTGAGGAAATACACGACCTGGGATGGTAATGCCTGGTCAAACGGTGTTCCTGACGGAGATGCCTTTGCCATCATTGACGGTGACTTCACCTCAGCCACGAATGGAAACAACGGCCTGGCTGCTAAAACCCTGACTATTGATTCAGGAATTGTAACAATCTCTTCGGGAGACTCGCTCACACTTACTGACGATCTGACAATCAACGGCGGGAATCTGGTTTTCGAAAACAATGCCAACATGCTTCAGCTGAACAGCGCTGCGGTAAACACCGGCACCATTTCGATTTCAAGGACTGCAAATATGAGAAGGCAGGATTACGTATACTGGTCTTCGCCGGTAGCCGATATGATCCTTCACGACGTGTCGCCGAATACCCTGCCAAACCGTTTCTATGTATTGGATGAAACCAACAACAATTTCGCCAACGTAGATGCGACGATAACCACGATGGCTGCAGGACACGGCTATATGGTCAGGGCTCCCGCCAATTTCCCGAATACGCCACAGGATTACACTGCGACTTTTTCAGGAACGCCAAACAACGGAACCATTACAGTGCCGGTAACCCGGAACAACCAAGGGTACAACATGGTAGGTAACCCTTATCCTTCGACGATTAACGCGACGACATTCCTTCAGGCGAACCCTAACCTGGGTACGATCTACTTCTGGACGCATTTCAACCAGGCTGCCGCTTCAGGTGCGAATTATGCTACCTTTAACGGCACCGGAGCCGCTTCAGGCTCAGGAAGCGCTGTGCCTAACGGATTCATTCAGGTAGGACAGGGATTTGTAGTGCAGACACCTGCTGCCCCTGCCACTCCTTTGGTAACATTCACCAACAGCATGAGGGTAGACAACCATTCAGACCAGTTCTTCAGGACTGCCAATGACACTGCCAACGGACGCCTTTGGCTCAACCTCAACAATGCAGATGGTGAAAAACTGAACCAAATGCTTGTAGGATATGTTGCCGATGCAACTGATGCAGTCGATGTGAACTTCGACGGTAAGTCGATTGAAGCAGGTAAGCCGGGTATTTACAGCCTGCTTGATGCTACAGCTTACACCATTCAGGGTAAAGCACTTCCGTTTGCAAATACTGATGTTGTGCCGCTGAGCCTGCAGGCAGTAACTGACGGGAACTACAGCATCAGCTTAGACCATACCGACGGATTCTTCTCTGCTGATCAGGATATCTTCCTCAGGGACATCTACACCGGAACCTACCACAACATCAAGAACGGTGCATATACTTTTGCTGCCACTGCAGGAAATTACACCAACCGTTTTGAAGTAGTATACCAAAATGCACCTCTTGGTGTGGAAACACCAGCTTTGGATGCTGACAGTGTCATTATCTACAAGCAAAACGGCCAATTGGTCATCAATACCGGAGCGGTGACTATGGATAACGTGAAAATCTTTGATATCCGCGGCAGGCTGCTGTTTGAGAAATCAGGCGTGAACGCTTCAGCATACACTGTAAACCAGTTCAACGCGGAGCAACAGGTATTGCTAATCCAGGTAACTGCTGATGACAACAGGACCGTTACGAAAAAAGTGGCTTATTAA